From a single Nicotiana tabacum cultivar K326 chromosome 8, ASM71507v2, whole genome shotgun sequence genomic region:
- the LOC142163487 gene encoding F-box protein At5g49610-like has protein sequence MASSELPSDMAFEILTRTSLETLDACKVVNKTWKNLTYKLGFMQVYCHRTNNILGYFVQSLENNKYVTEFVSMDDCIGKDPLNKPEYKIFNHYRNTKIEASSKQGVLCCVRRIKNRNHMYYICKPSTREWKVLPNPKTRYRTVKIALVVLKSSPLHFKIIRLSQDYSPPRRRRLGLGNYCCEIFDSETFAWRRTNIISLPYDVFFEPSCLPVNVSGLVYFLTYDDHVLVLNYNGKEARPRFSLPEPVTENKDYTDKKLVEYEGKLGFICLSRNEMLELWCIDNTRNHMWNKEKEVEIETVKREIKYPSPVDFYDSDIALMMGSDKLMFYNEQNSSFDVVKLDKSDYSAIFPFRSDREPIGLKAIGENSG, from the exons ATGGCTTCTTCAGAGCTTCCATCTGATATGGCTTTCGAGATATTAACTCGAACTTCCTTGGAAACATTAGATGCTTGCAAAGTAGTTAACAAGACGTGGAAAAACTTGACATATAAATTAGGTTTTATGCAAGTATATTGTCACAGAACAAATAATATTTTAGGTTACTTCGTTCAAAGTTTAGAAAATAACAAGTACGTTACAGAGTTTGTTTCAATGGACGATTGTATTGGAAAAGATCCATTGAATAAACCTGAATATAAAATTTTCAACCATTATCGCAACACAAAGATCGAGGCATCTTCAAAACAAGGGGTCTTGTGTTGTGTGAGAAGAATAAAGAATCGTAACCACATGTACTATATTTGTAAACCTAGTACTCGAGAATGGAAAGTGTTGCCTAATCCAAAAACGAGGTATCGGACGGTCAAGATTGCTCTAGTGGTACTCAAATCAagtcctttacatttcaagattATTCGTTTGTCACAAGACTACTCACCACCTCGTCGTAG GCGTTTGGGGCTTGGCAATTATTGTTGTGAAATCTTCGATTCTGAGACTTTTGCCTGGAGACGAACAAATATAATCTCACTTCCTTACGACGTGTTTTTCGAACCCTCTTGTCTCCCCGTTAACGTAAGTGGTTTAGTCTATTTTCTCACATATGATGATCACGTATTAGTCTTAAACTATAATGGCAAAGAAGCTCGTCCAAGATTCTCACTTCCAGAGCCAGTAACCGAAAATAAAGATTATACAGACAAGAAACTGGTGGAGTACGAAGGGAAGCTGGGATTTATTTGCCTATCGCGGAATGAAATGTTAGAGCTTTGGTGTATTGACAATACAAGAAACCATATGTGGAATAAGGAGAAAGAAGTGGAGATTGAAACCGTTAAAAGAGAGATAAAATATCCAAGTCCAGTTGATTTTTACGATAGTGATATTGCTCTAATGATGGGTTCGGATAAATTAATGTTTTACAACGAacaaaattcaagttttgatgTGGTAAAATTGGACAAGTCAGATTATAGTGCAATATTTCCTTTTCGTTCGGATAGAGAACCAATTGGTTTGAAAGCGATAGGGGAAAATAGTGGCTAA